The Silene latifolia isolate original U9 population chromosome Y, ASM4854445v1, whole genome shotgun sequence sequence tatccgtcacaaggttgtgacgggtcaaatatcagTCACATGAGTAGATAAGATAAAAATCAGAGTGCCTAGAAAATCACAAATGATTTGTCTTTATCCATCCATGTGGGTTTTATTtgatccgtcacaagcttatgacggctattatccgtcacaaatgaaaatttgtgttttTGTAGTTCGCAAATTTGTAAATTTATAACTTGATTATTTCTGAAAAAAATGTTACCAAATCTCCCTAGAATATTGAACTTTTCAGAGTTTAAAAGGGTTATATCAACCGAATGAACACAATATATATGGCATGAGTTGTACTCATTAATCTAATTACTTAGAATcaatcatttaataagtttgttAAAAATTCGTCTCTCGTAACTTCCAAAACCGTAAGGAAATGACTTGAAATAAGAGAGTATTGTTTAAAACAAACGTTGTTATTCTATTATACAACAATCAGTTATTCTATTACACTAAGTCAATTATTTTATTAAACACCAAttatatttgttcatcatgtCTGAAATTGCGGCAAATCACAGAAAAATAACGAAATTTTTTAAAAAGTtgtaatgaacaattttaatgtTAAAATTGTTGTCTCCTAATGTTATTAATCACGAAAAAGTTACGCTTATCTTCGTTTCATAGTGTTACATTAGGGTTTCTCCATATTTGGGGCTAAATTTGACGAATATTGTTTGCTTCAACTGAATTAACCGTAAGGTAATCGTTTTGAATTACTCCAGTTTGTGAAGAATTTATTGAATTATGCCatgaatttgaagaaaaaaggaaaaaagagaagaaCAACACAGTGAACATTGACAGCGAAATGATTTTAAAAGAGACGAAAGATATAATTATTTTTGTTAGAgtgcaaacccatgtcccacatcggtagaataaagatggaagatcatctttataagtatctactaaatataatagtacgaggccttttgggaaaaagcccaagagtaaatccgtgagggcttgacccaaagcggacaatatcgtactattatgcaCAGTAGATATCGGCGCATCATAGGCCCAACAGATGTTGTGCGGAAACGTGAATATCCTTGTGTTCGGGCCTCTGCTGCAACGGTGTCTAcggtccataatagtacgatattgtccgctttgggccaaaccCTCATGGATTTACTCTTggactccttcccaaaaggcctcgtactattatattttgtagacacttataaagatgatcttccatctttattctaccgatatgggacatgggtttgcaccctaacaatcctcccctcaaaccaaggaccatcatcttttGACTCGGGCCTTGACCTCTTACAGAGAATTTTCCACACCTACAACCCCAACTTCTAGACACccgaaacatcacaagtcttgataacctccccttagccgacacaccatgctaccacgAGCCATGTCCTGCATCATATGTCACCGTATGATCAAGTGAGTGCCCCCACATGCTCCTGAGCCTGCATGTTCATGTGTCATTCTTGGGGAtttgctacacatgcatatcgaacatcctctgcatccaatataccctggaccgggtccatcacttcagaagtcctagaacacaaacggtctctggcatccaacctggaaaggacccacaagacctgtggcacccaatctgataagggtccacctgatcataagttctagtacacaaatggtctttGTCCCACAAGACCTATTTCGCCTTCCATCCATTTAGCCCTGGACCGGGCTTGCTCAAGGACACACCCCGAGCTAGGATTTCCATGCCTTACAATGGACAACTTCAAGTCTTGGTCCTTGCTGATGCATcctcgtgtctagcccaagtcgaaccgtgggctctgataccacttgttatgcGGAAGCGTGTATACCTCCGTATTGGGCCTTTGTTGCATCTGTGTCCAccacccataatagtacgatattgtccgctttgggccaagtcctcacggattaactcttgggctccttctcaaaaggcctcgtactattatatttagtagatacttataaagatgatcttccatctttattctaccgatgtgggacatgggtttgcaccctaacaatcctccccccaaaccaaggaccatcatcttctACTCGAGCCTTGACCTCTACGGAGAATTTCCCACACCTACAACCCCAACTTTTAGACACCTGCAtcaccaagtcttgataacctccccttaaaTGACACACCATGTGTCTCATGAGGCTTGTGCTACACTTGCGTACCAaactcctctgcatccaatataccctggactaGGTCCGTATCCAGTGCCTCAGTGCGTCGCCCCGGAACCGCCATTTGACTTACCATGGACCGCTTTTTGTTGCCTGCAGTAAGCTGCAGCCCACCTCGCCGGGTCGCTCACGATCTTCTCTTGGACGGCCTGCCGTCTCAACGCCGTGAGACCATGTCGCTTCTCGCGAACATATTAGCTCTCTCTCGAGCTATAGGAGTTCCACGCCTTATAGTGTACGTCCACCTTCAAGTCTTGGTCCTGATGAATCTCCGTGTCTAGCCCAACTAGAACCTTGAGCTCTGATACCAGATATTGTGCGGAAGCTTGAATATCcctgtgttgggcctctgctgcaacGGTGTCTAcggtccataatagtacgatattgtccgctttgggccaagccctcatggatttactcttgggctccttcccaaaaggcctcgtactattatattttgtagacacttataaatatgatcttccatctttattctaccgatatGGGGCATGGGTTTGCACCATAACAATTTTATTAGTGTTTGTGTGGGTTAATCTCAACCATTAATCTTATTAGACTCGTAACTAATGAAAAATGGCAAACTCACTTGATGAGGTAACATAAATAAATCAATAAATCAACAAAAAAAGTAAACATAACCATAAGAATTTAACGATTAATTTTGCTTAACATGCTATTTTATAGATTACTTATCTACCCAATAATATTAAGAGATGGTCTCATTGAAAAATTAACTTATTAATCATTATCATCATATGCATACAACGCCCTTATTTCATGTTACATATTTACACATGGCATTTAATGTCTAATAATTGTCACATTAATTTGTATAGCCTATATGTATAAAATGATGTTACGGAATACATTTTCTGATTAATTAGAGAtaaatgagaaagaaaaaaacAGAGTTAATTAACAAATCTAGTTGTATAACAAGCTAAACACATCCCATCATTCCCGTCAATCTCATTGAGCTTGAACCGAGGCTAACTTAAAGAAACTTCACCGAGGGAAATACTCAATAATGTTACATATGATTTCATTTATACCGTCAATACATAAACTGCATATATAATTCCGGGAATGTATGCGAATAATGTTAGCACCAAGCAAATCCATGTCTCAACCTACAAAAAATTTATATTGAATACAAATGAAATATCAATAAAAAGGGCAAAAATTGAATGATTTACAAACTACAAATCTTAGTAATGGATCGAATATTCTTTCTGATGGGGTGGAGAAAAAAATTACCCCAGTTCCAAAACGAATAAAAACTCCAAGGGGTGGAACAAATATTGCTAGTATCACCTCTACAAATGTTGTTTCACCCATTTATTTCTAAATgaaattttgtttttttgtggATAACTTAAAAACTCGATTTTTATTATGATTCCAAGATTTGTGTAGACATTCTATTCTGAATAggggaagatttttttttttttgttttttttttgttttttttttgagggaagTATAGGGAGTAATAATGTGACCTCAGATTTAAATGAGGCAGAAAAATTAGGGTGAATATCCTTATTTTAAACTCTTTCCTATTTAGTAAAATCACAACATTTGTCTGTACTTTATGTGAAagttggattttttttttcagcaTTTAATTCTTCTTAA is a genomic window containing:
- the LOC141633134 gene encoding hydrophobic protein RCI2A-like, giving the protein MGETTFVEVILAIFVPPLGVFIRFGTGVETWICLVLTLFAYIPGIIYAVYVLTV